One genomic region from uncultured Subdoligranulum sp. encodes:
- a CDS encoding GDSL-type esterase/lipase family protein yields MCILAVIASFVVAWILPQSIGGKDAYDSNLYPLDTSLGAILTDNSADDSYITSSLFVGDRTATSLQKDGRITLDQFAGKEDLKISNFLKESCVAFQDDANTYTIPQAIAKMKARRVYVMIGSNDVDGSVTVDEFMNDYKQAMQNIKNSYSYADLIACAIPPVTQDSENAAQTQTYIDQFNQSIAAACEEMGYKYLNLAEILKNDKGYAEESYVDTSSGGLNAAGASAVLEYVKSHAYQTDDTRPDTNDIPKRAAQASGEATSSASPTPSATPAKYTANYVVENSARGTLTGNGKTGVTSLEIQAGSGEQISVTAVPAEGYTFYKWSDGVTDATRYDVMKKDISVTAMFHDARVELTLDRGDTTIKKGESLSITATVKLGGKSYENSNVQWSVNDELQQNGGTFTFTPGDAGSYVVRAGIEINGTFSTAQITVTVQSDPTAISISGTSTITAGGSTTLNASVQNKQGDVNWTCDETSWKATGDQVTFTANQEGTYHIRATNNGAEAVFELRVSAAPTPTPTQAPTPTPTPPAETATQ; encoded by the coding sequence GTGTGCATACTGGCTGTGATTGCCAGTTTTGTGGTGGCCTGGATTCTTCCCCAGAGTATTGGCGGAAAGGACGCTTATGATTCGAACCTCTATCCGCTGGATACCAGTTTGGGGGCCATTCTGACAGACAATTCTGCTGATGATTCCTACATCACTTCCAGTCTGTTTGTGGGGGATCGCACGGCCACGTCGCTGCAAAAAGACGGGCGCATTACACTGGATCAGTTTGCCGGGAAAGAGGATCTGAAAATTTCCAATTTCCTGAAGGAAAGCTGTGTGGCGTTTCAGGACGATGCCAACACCTATACGATTCCGCAGGCCATTGCCAAAATGAAGGCACGCCGTGTATATGTTATGATCGGCAGCAATGATGTGGATGGATCTGTGACCGTCGACGAGTTTATGAATGACTATAAGCAGGCAATGCAGAACATCAAAAACTCCTATTCCTATGCTGATCTGATTGCCTGCGCCATTCCGCCGGTTACGCAGGACAGCGAGAATGCCGCACAAACCCAGACTTATATCGATCAGTTTAACCAGTCCATTGCGGCGGCATGCGAGGAAATGGGATACAAGTATCTCAACCTTGCCGAAATTCTGAAAAACGACAAGGGCTATGCCGAGGAAAGCTATGTGGATACCTCTTCGGGTGGCCTGAATGCCGCTGGGGCGAGTGCAGTGCTGGAGTACGTGAAGTCGCATGCCTATCAGACGGATGACACACGCCCGGACACCAATGACATCCCCAAACGGGCGGCGCAGGCCTCCGGCGAAGCCACCAGCAGCGCTTCCCCGACGCCCTCTGCGACGCCGGCAAAATATACCGCCAACTATGTTGTGGAAAATTCTGCAAGGGGCACATTGACGGGCAATGGCAAGACGGGTGTGACCAGCCTGGAAATTCAGGCTGGGTCCGGAGAGCAGATTAGCGTCACGGCTGTGCCTGCCGAAGGATATACCTTCTACAAGTGGAGCGACGGTGTTACCGACGCAACCCGCTACGATGTCATGAAAAAGGACATCTCTGTAACGGCGATGTTCCATGATGCCCGGGTGGAGCTTACGCTGGACCGTGGCGATACGACCATCAAGAAAGGGGAAAGCCTTTCCATCACGGCTACCGTAAAGCTGGGCGGAAAGAGCTATGAAAACAGCAATGTCCAGTGGTCCGTCAACGATGAGCTGCAGCAGAACGGCGGTACCTTCACCTTTACGCCGGGGGATGCCGGCAGCTATGTGGTACGCGCCGGCATTGAAATCAACGGTACCTTCTCCACGGCGCAGATTACTGTGACCGTACAGTCTGATCCGACTGCCATCAGCATCAGCGGCACCAGCACCATCACCGCGGGCGGCAGCACCACGCTGAACGCCAGCGTGCAGAACAAGCAGGGGGACGTGAACTGGACCTGTGATGAGACCTCCTGGAAGGCAACCGGTGATCAGGTGACGTTTACGGCCAATCAGGAGGGAACCTACCATATCCGTGCCACCAACAATGGCGCAGAGGCGGTGTTTGAACTGCGTGTGTCCGCGGCTCCTACGCCGACGCCCACACAAGCGCCCACCCCGACGCCCACGCCGCCAGCGGAAACAGCAACGCAGTAA
- a CDS encoding YjjG family noncanonical pyrimidine nucleotidase translates to MAIYTCVLLDVDNTLLDFDAAERQAVTDMLAEYELPHDGQAYEVYHKVNRELWDALAKGKLNKTKLFQIRFQRFMQAMELPDNGKSHAMNDRYEELLATHADLIPGALNALEELGEVATLATVSNGALAVQQARIRDSGVERYMDGIYISEKVGAAKPAAKLFEHVLKDLGISNRSRVLMVGDDLLADIKGGQNAGLDTCWVNFRNEENKTDIHPKYEVHSYEELYKIVMEPEELENIGVRNRRHSNEA, encoded by the coding sequence ATGGCCATTTATACGTGTGTTCTTCTGGACGTGGATAATACGCTTCTGGATTTTGATGCGGCAGAGCGTCAGGCTGTGACCGATATGCTGGCGGAGTATGAACTGCCCCATGACGGACAGGCGTATGAGGTGTATCACAAGGTAAATCGGGAACTCTGGGATGCCCTGGCCAAGGGAAAACTCAACAAGACAAAACTGTTCCAGATTCGGTTCCAGCGCTTTATGCAGGCCATGGAGCTGCCGGACAATGGCAAAAGCCATGCCATGAATGACCGCTATGAAGAACTGCTGGCCACCCACGCGGATCTGATTCCCGGAGCGCTGAATGCTTTGGAGGAATTGGGAGAGGTGGCGACGCTGGCAACCGTTTCCAATGGTGCGCTGGCCGTACAGCAGGCACGGATCCGGGATTCCGGTGTGGAGCGGTACATGGACGGCATTTACATTTCCGAAAAAGTGGGCGCGGCCAAACCGGCGGCGAAGCTGTTTGAACATGTGCTGAAGGACCTGGGGATCAGCAATCGAAGCCGTGTGCTTATGGTGGGTGATGATCTGCTGGCGGATATCAAGGGCGGTCAAAATGCCGGGCTGGATACCTGTTGGGTCAATTTCAGAAATGAGGAAAATAAAACGGATATTCATCCGAAATATGAGGTTCACTCCTATGAGGAACTGTATAAGATCGTGATGGAACCGGAAGAACTGGAAAATATTGGCGTGCGCAACCGCCGCCACAGCAACGAAGCCTGA
- a CDS encoding ABC-F family ATP-binding cassette domain-containing protein has protein sequence MLLELQELGKSFGEHEVLENVNASVERGDRIGIIGANGTGKTTLLRILYGETLPDAGTAAFGNGVTCGYLEQNAHLDPNLDVYGTMRLAFTPALEAMQKLETLQKKLAQEPENTQVQEEINHCNAVVDAMDAYQMDTQIKKVLNGMGFPSETWEKPAGVLSGGEQTRLRLARLLLERPDLLILDEPTNHLDIETMDWLEEYLKAYRGAVLVVSHDRYFLDAVCTKIWELRGKTIQTYRGNYSSYLPQRQAADERQQKMHDAAVEKAAKLQEYIDRNLVRASTTKMAQSRRKQLEKLEIVDAPTAEAWELNFRFEYDIEPYGELVIMKNLTVRIGERSLIDGLDYTVHRGDKLIIAGPNGTGKSTLLQVLDGKRRPSGGMVRMGSGAKPGIFTQQQARRAGRVIDAIWNQYPRFTELEVRSHLARFGYRGEDVFKDCAQLSGGELARLRFAELALERPNLMFLDEPTNHLDIYMRESLTQALSAYTGTLLLVTHDRYLMQTLGCPILYLENGKATFYRDFAAFRNRNAGPVPEKEKAAEPVKRQAYGKEQRKRRAEVRARLKAVETEIEDLGAHIVELENEINDPQVLRDHLLLRDKCDELDDTRFHQQELYDEWEKLAEEQEQLEADDE, from the coding sequence ATGCTGCTGGAACTGCAAGAATTGGGAAAAAGTTTTGGCGAACATGAAGTTCTGGAAAATGTCAATGCCAGTGTGGAGCGCGGCGACAGGATCGGAATCATTGGCGCCAACGGAACGGGTAAGACGACGCTTCTTCGGATTCTGTACGGGGAAACCTTGCCGGATGCGGGAACGGCCGCGTTTGGCAATGGCGTGACTTGCGGATATCTGGAGCAGAACGCCCACTTGGATCCAAACCTGGATGTGTACGGAACGATGCGTCTGGCCTTTACGCCGGCCCTGGAAGCCATGCAGAAGCTGGAGACGCTGCAGAAAAAATTGGCACAGGAACCGGAAAATACGCAGGTCCAGGAAGAAATCAATCATTGTAACGCAGTGGTTGACGCCATGGATGCTTACCAGATGGACACCCAGATCAAGAAAGTCCTCAACGGTATGGGATTCCCTTCCGAAACCTGGGAAAAACCGGCAGGTGTGCTTTCCGGCGGTGAACAGACGCGTCTGCGCCTGGCAAGACTGTTGCTGGAGCGCCCGGACCTGCTGATTCTGGACGAGCCCACCAACCATCTGGACATTGAGACAATGGATTGGCTGGAAGAATATCTTAAGGCCTACCGGGGGGCGGTCCTGGTAGTCAGCCATGACCGGTATTTCCTTGACGCAGTCTGTACAAAGATCTGGGAACTGCGGGGCAAAACCATTCAGACCTACCGGGGCAATTATTCTTCCTATCTGCCGCAGCGTCAGGCGGCGGACGAGCGTCAGCAGAAAATGCACGACGCAGCGGTGGAAAAGGCGGCCAAATTGCAGGAGTATATCGACCGCAATCTGGTACGCGCCTCCACGACCAAGATGGCCCAGAGCCGCCGGAAGCAGCTGGAAAAACTGGAAATTGTGGATGCACCCACCGCGGAAGCGTGGGAGCTGAATTTTAGGTTCGAGTACGACATTGAACCCTATGGCGAATTGGTCATCATGAAGAATCTGACCGTTCGGATCGGAGAACGGTCGTTGATCGATGGACTGGATTACACGGTTCATCGCGGTGATAAGCTGATCATTGCAGGACCGAACGGCACAGGCAAATCCACGCTGCTGCAGGTTCTGGACGGAAAACGGCGCCCTTCCGGCGGCATGGTCCGAATGGGGAGCGGAGCCAAACCGGGCATCTTTACCCAGCAACAGGCGCGCCGTGCAGGCCGGGTCATTGATGCTATCTGGAATCAGTATCCGCGTTTTACAGAGCTGGAAGTTCGCAGCCATCTGGCCCGGTTCGGATATCGGGGCGAGGATGTGTTCAAAGACTGTGCACAGCTGTCTGGCGGAGAACTGGCTCGCCTGCGTTTTGCGGAACTGGCGCTGGAACGCCCCAATCTTATGTTTCTGGATGAGCCCACCAACCATCTGGACATCTACATGCGGGAAAGTTTGACCCAGGCCCTGTCGGCATATACAGGTACCTTGTTGCTGGTAACCCATGACCGGTATCTGATGCAGACGCTTGGTTGCCCGATTCTGTACCTGGAAAATGGCAAGGCTACCTTCTATCGTGATTTTGCAGCGTTCAGAAACCGCAACGCCGGCCCTGTCCCGGAGAAGGAGAAGGCGGCAGAACCTGTCAAGCGCCAGGCCTATGGAAAAGAGCAGCGCAAACGCCGCGCAGAGGTGCGGGCCCGCTTGAAAGCGGTGGAGACGGAAATCGAGGATCTGGGCGCCCATATTGTGGAACTGGAGAATGAAATCAACGATCCACAGGTTTTGCGGGATCATTTGCTGCTGCGCGACAAGTGCGATGAGCTGGATGATACACGTTTCCACCAGCAGGAACTCTATGACGAATGGGAAAAGCTGGCGGAGGAACAGGAACAACTGGAAGCAGACGATGAGTAA
- a CDS encoding DUF4422 domain-containing protein, whose protein sequence is MQTTIIIATHKPYWVPDDPMYLPVQMGHAIHPAIGYIGDDTGENISERNANFCELTGLYWAAHNIDSDYIGIVHYRRYFGSRKKCIFAPKKERVIGHEELGTILATTNVVLPKERHYFIETNYTQYIHAHHKQDLTVTRSIIERKCPEYLPAYDLYMSKTHGHHFNMFVMKRELLCHYCTWLFDILFELERELDMTGYSDNDRRVFGFVSERLLDAWLMTNNISYEELDVVYMEHQNWLHKGGAFLKRKFFPNNHE, encoded by the coding sequence TTGCAAACGACCATTATTATTGCCACGCATAAACCGTATTGGGTGCCGGACGATCCCATGTATCTTCCGGTACAGATGGGGCATGCAATTCATCCGGCGATTGGCTATATCGGGGATGATACCGGCGAAAATATTTCGGAGCGGAACGCGAATTTCTGCGAACTGACGGGCCTGTACTGGGCTGCTCATAACATTGATTCCGATTACATTGGAATCGTGCATTACCGTCGTTATTTCGGAAGCCGCAAGAAGTGTATCTTTGCCCCCAAAAAAGAGCGTGTCATCGGTCATGAAGAGCTGGGCACGATTCTGGCCACCACCAACGTGGTTCTGCCGAAGGAACGGCACTATTTTATCGAGACCAATTATACCCAGTATATTCATGCCCACCACAAACAGGATCTGACAGTTACCCGTTCCATTATTGAGCGCAAATGCCCGGAATATCTTCCTGCGTACGACTTGTATATGTCGAAAACCCACGGGCACCATTTCAATATGTTCGTGATGAAGCGGGAACTGCTGTGCCATTACTGCACATGGCTGTTTGACATCCTGTTTGAACTGGAACGGGAACTGGATATGACAGGGTATTCCGACAATGACCGGCGCGTGTTCGGCTTTGTGAGTGAGCGTTTGCTGGATGCCTGGCTGATGACGAATAACATTAGTTATGAAGAACTGGATGTTGTATATATGGAACACCAAAACTGGCTGCACAAGGGCGGTGCGTTTTTGAAGCGCAAGTTCTTCCCCAATAACCATGAATAA
- a CDS encoding glycosyltransferase gives MRLAAVVVTYNRVALLQQCLRALEEQTMPLTAIWVIDNASTDGTADTVSAMGLENLIYRNTGRNLGGAGGFAYGIREAAEAGYDALWVMDDDTIPERAALECLVQADENLQGDYGWLSSRALAPDGTDQPMNRQRATPYRDIPDYEETEIPAVMASFVSLFLPVESVRRYGLPIAEFFIWSDDWEYTRRISREKLCYVVPESRVVHAMQNPGTVNIATDVPTRWERYHYFYRNDVVLYRREGLIGWLWLLAKDLWHTVQVIQDPRGQRRARICTIWKGFWEGMHFFPETKYLS, from the coding sequence ATGCGTTTGGCTGCGGTGGTCGTGACCTACAACCGCGTGGCGCTGCTGCAGCAATGTCTGCGGGCGTTGGAAGAGCAGACCATGCCTCTGACGGCAATCTGGGTCATTGACAACGCCAGTACGGACGGTACGGCGGATACTGTGAGTGCCATGGGGCTGGAAAACCTGATTTATCGGAATACGGGACGGAACCTGGGCGGTGCCGGCGGGTTTGCTTATGGAATCAGGGAAGCAGCAGAGGCGGGATATGACGCGTTATGGGTGATGGATGACGACACCATCCCGGAAAGAGCGGCCCTGGAATGTCTGGTGCAAGCGGACGAAAACCTCCAGGGCGATTATGGCTGGTTGTCCAGCCGGGCGTTGGCGCCTGATGGCACCGATCAGCCCATGAACCGCCAGCGGGCCACGCCCTACCGGGATATCCCCGATTACGAGGAAACCGAGATTCCAGCGGTCATGGCAAGTTTTGTTTCGCTGTTTTTGCCGGTTGAGTCGGTACGCCGGTACGGTTTGCCGATTGCGGAATTCTTTATCTGGTCGGACGACTGGGAATACACGCGGCGTATTTCGAGAGAAAAGCTGTGTTATGTTGTACCGGAAAGTCGTGTGGTCCATGCGATGCAGAATCCGGGAACTGTCAATATCGCCACAGATGTGCCCACGCGGTGGGAGAGATATCATTACTTTTACCGCAATGATGTGGTGCTGTACCGCCGGGAAGGCCTGATTGGATGGCTCTGGCTGCTGGCAAAGGATCTGTGGCACACGGTGCAGGTGATCCAGGACCCGCGGGGACAGCGCAGAGCGAGAATTTGTACGATCTGGAAGGGCTTTTGGGAAGGAATGCATTTTTTCCCGGAGACCAAGTATTTGTCATGA
- a CDS encoding HAD family hydrolase — protein MYDLEGLLGRNAFFPGDQVFVMKDIAKTIIRLAAPYEAVAFDVFDTLLKRDVGKPADLFLQGGLPFARKRVEAEAQVRAAERREVTLAEIYARPELCGFDPAQECSWELQAVIANRPVLEAVRALHGKGKRLYFISDMYLPQEQIHAMLERCGYDMLDGGFVSCSYGVQKRSGALFQRFLRDTGFKRRQVLFVGDSWRADVLGAALAGIRAWHLPAPQAVQGTVKAQDAVSGALRAFVQNRLSGTPYGGSALGFSVLGPLLVAFCRWIHTCRQLHTGGRLFFLARDMYLTREIYALLYPEEETFYLEVSRRSLCPALLAQKKYELVISALPRQILTGSQVAEYCGAICPDEWTEKKLDLKTQDQEDTIRTFLEELQPSGDVQAVSGYLTNCGLQQGDILVDIGSGGTTQMLLEALCKIRLYGLQLSEDERLRMRFSEEQTKVFLSLSGREAGLYWAGQPILERMISQEIGPSTGYIRTQEGVTVIHPSQKKEPVILQMQQGALAFAREWQQSVLKEWDLTPSLAIEPFLQLVAAPGKDQLALLGDLSVEDGGVYPLAAPKHLVWYLLHPRELKKDFSLARWKIGFLARLLRLPLPYDRLYLALKK, from the coding sequence TTGTACGATCTGGAAGGGCTTTTGGGAAGGAATGCATTTTTTCCCGGAGACCAAGTATTTGTCATGAAGGATATTGCCAAGACAATCATTCGTCTGGCAGCCCCCTATGAAGCGGTGGCGTTTGACGTTTTTGATACGCTTTTGAAGCGGGATGTGGGAAAACCTGCGGATTTGTTTTTGCAGGGAGGGCTGCCGTTTGCCCGCAAACGTGTGGAGGCTGAAGCGCAGGTGCGCGCAGCAGAAAGACGGGAAGTAACGCTGGCCGAGATCTATGCCCGGCCCGAGCTGTGTGGCTTTGATCCGGCGCAGGAATGTTCTTGGGAATTGCAGGCTGTCATAGCCAACCGTCCCGTATTGGAAGCGGTACGGGCTCTGCATGGGAAGGGGAAAAGGCTCTACTTTATTTCCGATATGTATCTTCCGCAGGAACAGATCCATGCCATGCTGGAACGCTGCGGATACGATATGCTGGACGGAGGCTTTGTGTCCTGCTCCTATGGCGTACAGAAGCGAAGCGGCGCGTTGTTCCAGCGCTTCCTCCGGGATACGGGATTCAAACGCCGGCAGGTCCTGTTTGTAGGGGACAGCTGGCGTGCGGATGTGCTGGGCGCTGCACTGGCCGGCATCCGAGCATGGCATCTGCCCGCACCTCAGGCGGTGCAGGGAACGGTGAAAGCACAGGACGCAGTGTCCGGAGCCTTGCGGGCTTTTGTACAGAATCGATTGTCAGGGACGCCGTATGGAGGCAGCGCACTGGGATTTTCAGTGCTGGGACCGCTTCTGGTGGCCTTTTGCCGATGGATTCATACCTGCCGGCAGCTACATACCGGGGGGCGCCTGTTCTTTCTGGCGCGGGACATGTATCTGACGCGCGAAATCTATGCGCTTTTATACCCGGAAGAAGAAACTTTCTACCTGGAAGTGTCACGGCGCAGTCTGTGCCCGGCCCTGCTGGCCCAAAAGAAATATGAGCTGGTGATTTCTGCCTTGCCAAGGCAGATTCTGACCGGCAGTCAAGTTGCAGAGTATTGCGGCGCCATATGTCCAGATGAATGGACTGAAAAAAAGCTGGATCTGAAAACGCAGGACCAGGAAGATACCATCCGTACGTTCTTGGAAGAGCTGCAGCCTTCCGGAGACGTACAGGCGGTATCCGGGTATCTTACAAACTGCGGCTTGCAGCAGGGAGATATTCTGGTAGATATCGGAAGCGGCGGCACCACGCAGATGCTCCTTGAAGCTTTGTGCAAAATCCGTCTGTATGGCCTGCAGCTTTCGGAAGATGAAAGACTTCGTATGCGCTTCTCCGAAGAACAGACTAAGGTGTTTCTCTCGTTGAGCGGACGGGAAGCTGGTCTGTATTGGGCCGGACAGCCGATTCTGGAACGGATGATTTCCCAGGAAATCGGTCCGTCCACAGGCTATATCCGTACACAGGAAGGGGTTACGGTAATCCATCCTTCCCAGAAAAAAGAACCGGTGATCCTGCAAATGCAGCAGGGAGCACTTGCTTTCGCTCGCGAATGGCAGCAAAGTGTGCTGAAAGAGTGGGATTTGACTCCCAGCCTTGCCATAGAACCTTTTTTGCAGCTCGTGGCTGCACCGGGCAAAGATCAGCTGGCCCTTTTGGGTGACCTGTCTGTGGAGGATGGCGGCGTTTATCCGCTGGCTGCTCCCAAACACCTGGTATGGTATCTGCTCCATCCGAGGGAACTTAAAAAGGATTTCTCTCTGGCGCGCTGGAAAATCGGCTTCCTGGCAAGACTGCTGCGCCTGCCGCTGCCGTACGACCGTCTGTATCTGGCTTTGAAAAAATAA
- a CDS encoding glycosyltransferase family 2 protein, with the protein MSIRVSIIIPIYNAASTLQAAVDSLLRQDLAEVEFLLVDDGSTDETPEVCHRLASQDSRVQVVTQKNAGICAARNRGLSVARGEYIAFCDDDDEFLPGALRLLYETAEREQADIVRGNYQLFREQPDGNFQEQRHAEGRYCRMWEDGYAAFLQNSGPQFVWNALYKRSVLQNRKFDERCRYGLEDFVFNAALYAGTDKAVYMPDAVYCHYERAQSTSLCQSSRALQGRIVALDLWMGAEYAAVQSRCSEKESRRLWPLRKAEAITFLMHQLRDARAPAALRRYAWKTLRGVLAAYPSRTLDFWQGTGQNKKKTAALLLYQLRMQRLYDLLTGEQRGK; encoded by the coding sequence GTGTCAATTCGGGTCAGCATTATCATTCCCATCTATAACGCCGCATCCACGCTGCAGGCGGCGGTTGATTCTCTGTTAAGGCAGGATTTGGCGGAAGTGGAATTCCTGCTGGTGGATGATGGCTCCACAGACGAAACGCCGGAGGTCTGCCACCGGCTGGCGTCGCAGGATTCCCGCGTTCAGGTCGTTACCCAGAAAAATGCAGGAATCTGCGCGGCCAGAAACCGCGGGTTGAGTGTGGCCCGCGGGGAATATATTGCATTCTGTGACGATGATGACGAATTCCTGCCGGGCGCGCTTCGGCTTTTGTATGAGACGGCGGAGCGGGAACAGGCGGATATCGTGCGGGGAAATTATCAGTTGTTCCGGGAACAGCCGGACGGCAATTTCCAGGAGCAGCGCCATGCTGAGGGACGGTACTGCCGTATGTGGGAAGACGGCTATGCAGCCTTTTTACAAAACAGTGGTCCCCAATTTGTCTGGAATGCCTTGTATAAAAGGTCGGTATTACAGAACCGGAAGTTCGACGAGCGCTGCCGTTACGGTCTGGAAGATTTTGTCTTCAATGCGGCACTGTATGCCGGAACGGACAAGGCCGTGTATATGCCGGATGCGGTGTACTGCCACTACGAACGGGCACAAAGCACGTCGTTATGTCAGTCTTCCCGTGCGCTGCAGGGCAGGATTGTCGCGCTGGACCTCTGGATGGGGGCAGAATATGCGGCGGTACAGAGCCGCTGTTCCGAAAAGGAATCCCGCCGCCTGTGGCCGCTGCGCAAGGCGGAAGCCATCACGTTTTTGATGCATCAACTGCGGGATGCCAGAGCGCCGGCCGCGCTGCGGCGGTACGCCTGGAAGACGCTGCGCGGGGTCTTGGCTGCGTATCCGAGCCGGACACTTGACTTTTGGCAGGGTACAGGGCAAAATAAGAAGAAAACAGCAGCATTGCTGCTCTATCAGCTGCGCATGCAGCGTTTGTATGACCTGCTCACGGGAGAGCAGCGCGGAAAATAA
- a CDS encoding NAD(P)-dependent oxidoreductase produces the protein MKTILVTGAAGYIGRHVVKNALDRGYRVIASDFSFKGLDDRVEFCDVPIFSGDRDIYRQMGSPDVCIHLAWKDGFRHNSSAHMRDLSSHVVFLNHLVEGGLKALSVMGTMHEVGYWEGPINESTPCKPQSQYGIAKNALRQSLMLSMADSPCKLHWLRAYYITGDEAHGSSIFAKLAQAEEEGKKTFPFTSGKNLYDFIDVEELANMIVAASVQTEINGIINVCTGKPQSLADRVEGFLKEKHYKIKLDYGAFPDRPYDSPGVWGDATKINQILEKERT, from the coding sequence ATGAAAACGATTTTGGTGACGGGTGCAGCCGGTTATATCGGGCGGCACGTAGTAAAAAATGCGTTGGATCGCGGGTACAGGGTTATCGCCTCGGACTTCTCGTTCAAGGGGTTGGATGACCGGGTGGAATTCTGCGATGTTCCCATTTTCAGCGGGGACCGGGATATCTACCGCCAGATGGGCAGCCCGGATGTATGTATTCATCTTGCCTGGAAGGACGGGTTCCGGCACAATTCCTCGGCCCATATGAGGGATCTGTCTTCCCATGTGGTCTTTTTGAATCACTTGGTGGAAGGCGGACTGAAGGCACTGAGCGTGATGGGAACCATGCATGAAGTGGGCTATTGGGAAGGTCCCATCAACGAAAGCACGCCCTGTAAGCCGCAGAGCCAGTATGGCATTGCGAAAAATGCCCTGCGGCAGAGTCTGATGCTGTCCATGGCGGACAGTCCGTGCAAACTCCATTGGCTGCGCGCTTACTACATTACCGGTGATGAGGCGCACGGCAGTTCCATCTTTGCCAAACTGGCGCAGGCGGAGGAGGAAGGGAAAAAGACCTTCCCGTTCACCAGCGGTAAGAATCTCTATGATTTTATTGATGTGGAAGAACTGGCGAATATGATCGTTGCGGCCAGCGTACAGACCGAGATCAACGGTATCATCAACGTCTGCACCGGTAAGCCTCAATCGCTGGCTGACCGTGTGGAGGGCTTCCTGAAGGAAAAGCACTATAAGATCAAACTGGATTATGGCGCCTTCCCGGACCGTCCTTACGACAGCCCGGGTGTCTGGGGCGATGCCACCAAGATCAATCAAATTCTGGAAAAGGAACGGACATGA